From Methanococcus maripaludis, the proteins below share one genomic window:
- a CDS encoding winged helix-turn-helix domain-containing protein, with the protein MSKTILSVEKTLIANVSSLLSSEVRAKIYIFLRMNPQSTVEEIAKGTGVYPSTIRESIFEMYNEEYVIRKKMDREGLGKKPYLYSAIAPAELVQLISESITEKLNDLASVDEKISGKNVENALKVAITIESN; encoded by the coding sequence ATGAGTAAAACTATTCTGAGTGTCGAAAAAACATTAATTGCCAATGTATCTTCCCTTTTATCAAGTGAAGTTAGGGCAAAAATATACATATTTTTAAGAATGAATCCACAAAGCACTGTGGAAGAAATAGCGAAAGGAACTGGAGTATACCCGTCAACTATTCGAGAATCAATATTTGAAATGTACAATGAAGAGTACGTTATTCGAAAGAAAATGGATAGAGAAGGCCTCGGTAAAAAACCGTACCTTTATTCTGCAATAGCACCTGCTGAATTAGTACAATTGATTTCTGAATCTATAACTGAAAAGTTAAATGATTTAGCGTCAGTTGATGAAAAAATTAGCGGTAAAAACGTTGAAAACGCTTTAAAAGTTGCTATTACAATAGAATCTAATTAA